A genomic window from Pseudomonadales bacterium includes:
- the uvrC gene encoding excinuclease ABC subunit UvrC, translating to MDVFDHQGFLASLTSRPGVYRMLDAEGKALYVGKARNLKRRVSSYFRAAGLAGRTMALVSRIADIEITVTNSETEALLLEQSLIKKERPPYNVVLRDDKSYPFIYLTDKEDFPRLTFHRGAKRKTGRYFGPFPSASAVRESINILQKLFRLRHCEDSFFRNRSRPCLQYQIQRCSGPCVGLVEAADYQEDVSLAVMFLEGRSQAVVEHYQRRMDEAARELEFERAARYRDQIAQLRRVQEQQYVHAAEGDVDVFALTESSGTCCVQALFFRSGRMLGQRTWFPKNELGLADTELLGAFLSQYYLGSSERDYPRSVITSVAVDGAEVLSEALGELAGRKVEVVDQVRGQRARWLSLALENAGHSANAYVADRRNVYARFVALQEALGLEDVPARLECFDISHTMGEATVASCVVFDTQGPLKSDYRRFNIEDVTPGDDYAAMEQALRRRYTRLKQGEGKLPDILIIDGGKGQLGRARQVLEELQVDDVELLGIAKGPARRPDLERYFSRDQEVLLPSQGAAMHLLQHIRDEAHRFAITGHRQRRQKRRNRSELDDIAGVGPKRRRELLAHFGGVRAVKGASREELAKVSGISQKLADDIYAALHGS from the coding sequence ATGGATGTCTTCGACCACCAGGGTTTTCTTGCCAGCCTGACCAGCAGGCCGGGCGTATACCGGATGCTCGACGCCGAGGGCAAGGCCCTCTATGTCGGCAAGGCGCGCAATCTGAAGCGCCGGGTGAGCAGCTATTTCCGCGCTGCGGGTCTGGCCGGCAGGACGATGGCGCTGGTCAGTCGGATTGCAGACATAGAAATCACGGTTACCAACAGCGAGACCGAGGCGCTGCTGCTCGAACAGAGCCTGATCAAGAAGGAACGGCCGCCTTACAACGTCGTGCTGCGGGACGACAAGTCCTATCCTTTCATCTACCTCACGGACAAGGAAGACTTTCCGCGTCTCACTTTCCATAGAGGAGCGAAACGGAAAACGGGCCGCTACTTCGGACCCTTTCCCTCGGCAAGTGCGGTGCGCGAGAGCATCAACATCCTGCAGAAACTGTTCCGACTCCGGCACTGCGAGGATTCGTTTTTCAGGAACCGTTCGCGACCCTGTCTGCAGTATCAGATTCAGCGCTGCAGCGGTCCCTGTGTGGGGCTGGTCGAAGCTGCCGACTACCAGGAAGACGTCTCGCTCGCGGTGATGTTTCTCGAAGGGCGCAGCCAGGCGGTGGTGGAACACTACCAGCGGCGTATGGATGAGGCTGCCCGTGAGCTCGAGTTCGAACGTGCCGCACGGTATCGGGATCAGATCGCCCAGCTGCGCAGAGTTCAGGAGCAGCAGTACGTGCACGCCGCGGAAGGGGATGTGGATGTTTTTGCGCTGACCGAGTCATCGGGCACCTGCTGTGTACAGGCGCTTTTTTTCCGCAGCGGCCGCATGCTCGGTCAGCGCACCTGGTTTCCGAAAAACGAACTCGGCCTTGCCGACACAGAACTTCTGGGTGCTTTCCTTTCCCAGTATTACCTGGGCAGCAGCGAGCGGGATTATCCCCGCTCGGTGATTACCTCCGTGGCGGTGGACGGGGCCGAAGTGCTCTCCGAGGCGCTCGGAGAGCTGGCGGGACGCAAAGTCGAGGTGGTCGATCAGGTACGGGGCCAGCGCGCCCGCTGGCTGAGTCTCGCACTGGAAAATGCCGGACACAGCGCCAATGCCTATGTTGCAGACCGGCGCAACGTCTATGCGCGGTTCGTTGCGCTGCAGGAGGCCCTCGGCCTCGAAGATGTGCCTGCGCGTCTGGAGTGTTTCGACATCAGCCACACCATGGGGGAAGCAACCGTGGCCTCCTGCGTGGTGTTCGATACCCAGGGCCCTCTCAAGTCGGACTACCGGCGCTTCAATATAGAGGACGTCACCCCCGGTGATGACTACGCAGCGATGGAGCAGGCCCTGCGCCGGCGCTATACCCGCCTCAAGCAGGGGGAAGGCAAACTGCCGGATATCCTCATCATCGACGGCGGCAAGGGCCAGCTGGGCAGGGCGCGCCAGGTTCTCGAAGAGCTGCAGGTCGACGATGTGGAGCTGCTGGGGATTGCCAAGGGACCGGCGAGGCGCCCCGATCTCGAACGCTATTTCTCCAGGGACCAGGAAGTCCTGCTGCCCTCACAGGGTGCTGCCATGCACCTGCTGCAGCACATCCGGGACGAGGCACACCGGTTTGCGATCACCGGCCATCGCCAGCGCCGACAGAAGCGCAGAAACCGCTCCGAACTGGATGACATAGCGGGAGTGGGTCCAAAACGGAGACGTGAACTGCTGGCGCACTTCGGCGGAGTCCGCGCGGTGAAAGGCGCCAGTCGCGAGGAACTGGCCAAGGTCAGCGGAATCAGTCAGAAGCTGGCCGATGACATTTACGCTGCTCTGCATGGCTCCTGA
- the phaR gene encoding polyhydroxyalkanoate synthesis repressor PhaR, translating into MREFKKYPNRRLYDLEESHYVTVEDVRRLILKGDSIHVTDSKDGSDITRQILLQILSEQEAAGHEPVLTNRVIEQMIRFYGDNVGSVVSRYIEQSILMFLEHQDQLRRRVREMSELNPFNFMRQAMERTFADPRRSKKQTAENGGDD; encoded by the coding sequence GTGAGAGAATTCAAGAAATATCCGAACCGACGCCTCTACGATCTGGAAGAGAGCCACTACGTCACAGTCGAAGACGTCCGCCGCCTGATCCTCAAAGGGGACAGCATCCATGTCACCGACAGCAAGGACGGCTCGGACATCACCCGCCAGATCCTGCTGCAGATTCTCTCCGAGCAGGAAGCCGCCGGACACGAACCGGTGCTCACCAACCGGGTCATCGAGCAGATGATCCGTTTCTACGGCGACAATGTGGGTAGCGTGGTCTCACGCTACATCGAGCAGAGCATCCTCATGTTCCTCGAACATCAGGATCAGTTGCGCCGTCGCGTGCGGGAAATGAGCGAACTCAATCCGTTCAATTTCATGCGTCAGGCGATGGAGCGCACCTTCGCAGATCCCCGCCGCAGCAAGAAACAGACTGCAGAGAACGGCGGAGACGACTGA
- a CDS encoding wax ester/triacylglycerol synthase family O-acyltransferase — translation MNKLSALDAGFLYLESERAPQHIASVQVLELAEGVRADTFVAELKQLLASRAHLVPCFTMRLQATPFGLDHPEWVKDPTFDLENHVHTLAVAQPGGQEQLEATIARLHELRLDRSKPLWDLWVLTGLEGGRIAYYNRVHHACVDGVAGQRMIEAIMDTDPLPRVVEPAGTTPVPGGTGTAGLLIGALENLLKYQTRQPAAALASLDTAARLFRRAFDPGKGFGAAAEQAPVTRFNHAIGSKRVYAAGDLSIADLKSLARASHATLNDAFLAVCAGGLRRYFSRLGELPDKQLLAGCPVSLRRPNDSASNNQVTLMTVGLATDSADPLERLRRIARSARKAKALTLDLARSFDADVALPGLPTLLQGLARFAEASGAVNLPGQRPPFNLVISNVPGPRQPLYSNGARMLTHYPVSIPAHGQAVNITVQSYAGRLYFGITGCARALPDASILRDDLLGAGERLMAIGGQAVRAGTGSPSIIRKVRSGTARRSELANQAA, via the coding sequence ATGAACAAACTCAGCGCACTGGATGCCGGTTTCCTCTACCTGGAGTCCGAGCGTGCTCCGCAGCACATCGCCTCTGTACAGGTACTTGAACTGGCGGAGGGTGTCCGGGCGGATACCTTCGTCGCTGAACTCAAACAACTGCTGGCCTCCCGCGCTCATCTGGTCCCCTGTTTCACGATGCGGTTGCAGGCGACGCCCTTCGGACTGGACCACCCTGAATGGGTGAAGGATCCGACGTTCGATCTCGAGAATCACGTGCATACCCTGGCGGTGGCGCAACCCGGCGGTCAGGAGCAACTGGAAGCGACCATTGCCCGGTTACACGAATTACGGCTCGATCGCTCAAAGCCCTTGTGGGATCTGTGGGTACTCACCGGACTCGAGGGTGGCCGGATCGCTTACTACAACCGGGTCCACCATGCCTGTGTAGACGGTGTCGCCGGTCAGCGCATGATCGAAGCCATCATGGACACCGATCCGCTGCCCCGGGTGGTCGAGCCCGCCGGCACCACGCCAGTCCCGGGCGGGACGGGCACTGCAGGCCTGTTAATCGGCGCACTGGAAAATCTGCTGAAGTATCAGACAAGACAGCCTGCCGCCGCATTGGCCAGTCTGGATACCGCCGCCCGGCTCTTCCGGCGCGCCTTCGATCCCGGGAAAGGCTTTGGCGCCGCAGCGGAGCAGGCGCCGGTCACCCGATTCAATCATGCGATCGGCTCCAAGCGTGTCTACGCTGCCGGGGACCTGTCGATTGCAGACCTGAAATCGCTGGCCAGGGCCTCCCATGCGACGCTCAACGATGCGTTCCTGGCGGTGTGTGCAGGCGGTCTGCGCCGCTATTTCTCCCGCCTCGGCGAACTGCCGGATAAGCAACTGCTGGCCGGCTGCCCCGTTTCCCTGCGGCGTCCGAACGATTCCGCCAGTAACAACCAGGTGACCCTGATGACGGTCGGACTGGCGACGGACAGCGCGGATCCGCTCGAGCGCCTGCGGCGGATTGCCCGCTCGGCAAGGAAGGCCAAAGCACTCACCCTGGATCTTGCCAGGAGTTTCGATGCGGACGTTGCGCTGCCGGGTTTACCGACCCTGCTACAGGGCCTGGCGCGCTTCGCTGAGGCGAGTGGTGCTGTGAATCTTCCCGGACAGCGACCACCCTTCAACCTGGTCATCTCCAATGTGCCCGGCCCCCGGCAGCCACTGTATTCCAACGGGGCGCGCATGCTCACCCACTACCCGGTGTCGATACCGGCCCATGGGCAGGCGGTGAATATCACGGTACAGAGCTACGCGGGACGCCTGTACTTCGGGATCACGGGCTGTGCCAGAGCGCTGCCGGACGCATCGATTCTGCGGGACGACCTGCTCGGTGCCGGTGAACGCCTGATGGCGATCGGCGGGCAGGCAGTTCGCGCCGGTACCGGTTCTCCGAGCATCATCCGCAAGGTGCGCAGCGGCACAGCGCGGCGCTCAGAACTGGCGAATCAGGCGGCCTGA
- a CDS encoding GNAT family protein translates to MNESVKQGEFPKKIRLPDGSEVELRVMTAGDRDAILQFANGLSEADLMFLRVDLTEPKVVDEWVANLQSGLSSSILAYDAEGLIGYATVHRTPARWTRRVGEIRVNVSPQYRTRGLGRSLISEIFDVARGLGLRKLMANMVADQRGARTAFQRLGFVVEALLADFVEDRAGATRDLVVMSYDIDGHSEQVDQRVRI, encoded by the coding sequence ATGAACGAATCAGTAAAACAGGGCGAGTTTCCGAAAAAAATCAGGCTGCCGGATGGCTCGGAAGTTGAATTACGGGTCATGACAGCGGGCGATCGCGATGCGATTCTGCAATTCGCCAACGGCCTGTCCGAAGCGGACCTCATGTTTCTGAGGGTCGACCTCACCGAGCCGAAGGTGGTTGATGAATGGGTCGCCAATCTGCAATCCGGGCTGTCGAGCTCTATCCTGGCATACGACGCCGAGGGACTGATCGGTTATGCGACCGTGCATCGCACTCCCGCCCGCTGGACGCGCCGGGTGGGTGAGATACGGGTCAACGTCAGCCCACAGTACCGCACACGCGGGCTCGGCCGATCCCTGATCAGCGAAATATTCGATGTTGCCCGGGGGTTGGGCCTGAGAAAACTCATGGCCAACATGGTCGCCGATCAGCGCGGAGCGCGAACCGCCTTCCAGCGTCTGGGTTTCGTCGTCGAGGCCCTGCTGGCTGATTTTGTGGAGGATCGCGCAGGCGCCACCCGCGATCTGGTGGTGATGTCCTATGACATCGATGGCCACAGCGAGCAGGTCGATCAGCGGGTGCGGATCTGA
- a CDS encoding esterase — protein sequence MYEKLYQKEFAEPSSTGSSSHGPSTWDTATELPRVMLEMTSLTYTWPLLGASPRGDGHTVMVLPGFTAGDQSTLVLRRLLQQRNYRSLPWMLGQNTGSFELQDRLITRFQAVLAESNGKVSLIGQSLGGVFARILARQWPERIRQVITLGSPFGSSGPETVNSLVSRLFQRVSGMSPEEMRDQMLDLRAEPLPVPSTAIYSRSDGVVHWSTCIDRSGTESENIEVVGSHSGMAFNPLVLHALLDRLAQRDGQWQPFRRNTLCRSLLYPVPAKL from the coding sequence TTGTACGAAAAGCTGTACCAGAAAGAATTTGCAGAACCGTCGTCCACCGGATCGAGTTCCCATGGACCCTCCACCTGGGATACCGCCACTGAACTGCCCCGTGTCATGCTCGAAATGACCTCACTGACCTATACCTGGCCATTGCTCGGTGCAAGCCCCAGAGGCGACGGCCACACCGTCATGGTCCTGCCCGGATTCACTGCCGGTGACCAGTCCACCCTGGTGCTGCGGCGTCTGCTGCAACAGCGCAACTATCGCTCCCTGCCCTGGATGCTCGGTCAGAACACCGGCAGTTTCGAACTTCAGGACCGCCTCATTACCCGCTTCCAGGCCGTTCTCGCAGAGTCGAACGGCAAGGTCTCACTGATCGGCCAGAGCCTCGGCGGTGTGTTCGCCCGGATTCTGGCGCGCCAGTGGCCGGAACGGATCCGCCAGGTCATTACCCTGGGCAGTCCCTTCGGTTCCAGCGGTCCGGAAACCGTGAACTCTCTCGTCAGCCGCCTGTTTCAGCGGGTCTCCGGCATGAGTCCGGAGGAGATGCGGGATCAGATGCTGGATCTGCGCGCCGAGCCGCTGCCCGTGCCCAGTACGGCCATCTACAGCCGTTCGGATGGAGTGGTCCACTGGTCGACGTGCATCGATCGAAGCGGGACAGAGTCGGAGAATATCGAAGTTGTCGGCAGCCACTCGGGCATGGCATTCAATCCCCTGGTCCTCCACGCCCTGCTCGACCGGCTGGCACAGCGCGACGGCCAGTGGCAGCCATTCAGGCGCAACACCCTGTGTCGTTCGCTGCTGTATCCGGTCCCTGCGAAGCTATAG
- a CDS encoding alpha/beta hydrolase has protein sequence MDSEEIGPPTHWHSLLEGRVAAEAAVLMAQLPMLRLQLPKGSGPVMVLPGFMADDTSTWLLRRFLSSLGYSVAPWGMGVNRGRMLAYLGPLIERLDAIQTESQAQPSLVGWSRGGTLSREIARERPDLIRQVITLGSPVRGGVQGTSIGSMVMRQTGLTPAQINLMLQARQRREIVTPITAIYSKTDGVVSWQACVDAVNPNVTHRVVESSHMGLGFNSAVYRIVARTLAARHN, from the coding sequence ATGGACAGCGAAGAGATCGGGCCGCCGACGCACTGGCACAGTCTGCTGGAGGGCCGGGTTGCCGCCGAAGCTGCGGTGCTCATGGCGCAACTGCCCATGCTGCGCCTGCAGCTGCCCAAAGGCAGCGGGCCGGTGATGGTACTGCCCGGATTCATGGCTGACGATACGTCCACCTGGCTGTTGAGGCGGTTTCTGAGCAGCCTGGGTTATTCAGTCGCGCCCTGGGGTATGGGGGTCAACCGGGGTCGAATGCTGGCCTATCTCGGTCCTCTGATAGAAAGACTGGATGCCATACAGACAGAATCCCAGGCGCAACCCAGTCTGGTGGGGTGGAGTCGGGGTGGAACCCTGTCCAGGGAGATTGCCCGGGAGCGACCGGACCTCATCCGCCAGGTGATCACCCTGGGGAGCCCGGTGCGGGGTGGCGTGCAGGGTACGAGCATCGGCAGCATGGTGATGCGGCAGACCGGTCTGACCCCTGCTCAGATCAACCTGATGCTGCAGGCGCGTCAGCGCCGGGAGATCGTGACTCCGATCACCGCCATCTATTCAAAGACGGACGGGGTGGTTTCCTGGCAGGCCTGTGTCGATGCGGTCAATCCCAACGTCACCCATCGGGTCGTGGAGAGCTCACACATGGGATTGGGATTCAATTCGGCCGTCTATCGGATCGTCGCAAGGACGCTGGCAGCGCGGCACAACTGA
- the pgsA gene encoding CDP-diacylglycerol--glycerol-3-phosphate 3-phosphatidyltransferase → MNLPNFLTLIRILLIPVFVLVYILPGPGTYLIAAVLFGLAAFTDWLDGYLARRLEQTTPFGAFLDPVADKLIVVAALAILIGHHASLWLTLPALVIIGREIVISALREWMAEMNRRGVVAVTWIGRLKTTAQMIAIVVLLANPPVLERPWVMIGYVLLYVAAIMTFISMIAYLRAAWPALKQGLTQ, encoded by the coding sequence ATGAATCTCCCCAATTTCCTGACATTGATCCGCATTCTGCTGATCCCGGTATTCGTGCTGGTCTACATCCTGCCCGGTCCCGGGACCTATCTGATTGCCGCCGTGCTTTTCGGGCTCGCCGCCTTCACGGACTGGCTGGACGGATATCTGGCCCGCCGTCTGGAGCAGACGACACCCTTCGGTGCTTTTCTCGATCCAGTCGCAGACAAGCTGATTGTGGTCGCTGCCCTTGCGATTCTCATCGGACATCACGCTTCACTGTGGCTCACGCTGCCTGCTCTGGTCATCATCGGCAGGGAGATTGTGATCAGCGCGCTTCGCGAGTGGATGGCGGAGATGAACCGGCGCGGCGTGGTGGCGGTAACCTGGATCGGAAGATTGAAAACCACCGCACAGATGATCGCCATCGTGGTCCTGCTCGCCAATCCTCCGGTTCTCGAACGGCCATGGGTGATGATCGGCTATGTGCTCCTCTATGTGGCTGCGATCATGACCTTCATTTCGATGATCGCCTATCTTCGGGCAGCCTGGCCCGCTTTGAAGCAGGGCCTGACCCAGTAA
- a CDS encoding GYD domain-containing protein, with amino-acid sequence MAIYIMMSTLTDEGRKTLKERPDRLKAVNKEVESMGARVINQFAVLGGYDFVNIIDAPTNEVMSRISMELGSRGTIKITTYPAMDIDAFVDMLQGKTPSGA; translated from the coding sequence ATGGCTATCTATATCATGATGAGCACGCTCACGGACGAAGGGCGCAAGACACTCAAAGAGCGACCCGATCGCCTCAAGGCAGTGAACAAGGAAGTGGAATCCATGGGTGCACGGGTGATTAACCAGTTCGCCGTGCTGGGTGGGTACGACTTCGTGAATATCATCGACGCACCAACCAACGAGGTGATGTCGCGGATATCCATGGAACTCGGTTCCCGCGGCACCATCAAGATCACCACTTATCCGGCGATGGACATCGACGCGTTTGTCGACATGTTGCAGGGAAAAACTCCGAGCGGCGCATAG
- a CDS encoding wax ester/triacylglycerol synthase family O-acyltransferase, which yields MRLTESDSGFLYSETASGPMQTASISVIDGVLPFERVYQHIESRLHLVPSFRKRLAWVPMNFAHPKWVDDPDFDLRNHIVPHKLPQGTPMEDAIDAVVELNEGLMDRNRPLWKYVVVSGVPDRTLLLAQIHHALIDGASAVHLSTILYDFQPDAPAPAPPSEPWQPAPLPSALELATEAMRESAESFTRRSPLRILQRDGESAALLQRGVETMSRFVTEPAITAPWNASFVGPKRRLRWFVRDFAELREIRRAFGGTVNDVVLTTVTEGAARYLESHDESTANQFLRLMCPVNVRTEGDAGALGNRVSAMFPRFPAWSLPVVERLSAVIAETTRIKDAQEAQAVTLMQESGFNLPPTLMAPLQLVGTTFDPTAWLARNPPPIPPQTGPRPPFYGINFTCTNVPGVQVPQYIAGHEVLEMTGIMMLGGTLGYGVAVNSYNQKMLFGFTAERRLLPDLERMTAAVESAYHDLLEAARAHTAASAAERAI from the coding sequence ATGCGACTGACGGAAAGCGATTCCGGTTTTCTTTACTCTGAGACAGCCAGCGGCCCGATGCAGACCGCGAGCATCTCCGTGATCGACGGAGTGCTGCCCTTCGAGCGCGTTTACCAGCATATCGAGTCCCGCCTGCACCTGGTACCCAGCTTTCGCAAGCGACTGGCCTGGGTGCCCATGAACTTCGCTCACCCGAAATGGGTGGACGATCCGGATTTCGATCTGCGCAACCACATCGTGCCGCACAAGCTGCCGCAAGGCACCCCGATGGAAGATGCGATAGACGCCGTGGTCGAACTCAACGAAGGGCTCATGGATCGCAACCGGCCACTCTGGAAATATGTGGTGGTTTCCGGGGTGCCTGATCGGACCCTGCTGCTCGCACAGATTCACCATGCGCTGATCGATGGTGCATCGGCAGTGCATCTTTCAACAATTCTCTACGACTTTCAGCCCGATGCACCGGCACCAGCCCCGCCGTCCGAGCCCTGGCAACCTGCGCCTCTGCCCAGCGCCCTCGAGCTCGCCACGGAAGCGATGCGGGAGAGTGCGGAGTCCTTCACCCGGCGCAGTCCGCTGCGGATTCTGCAGCGGGACGGGGAAAGCGCTGCGCTTTTGCAGCGCGGCGTGGAGACCATGTCGCGGTTTGTGACCGAGCCCGCGATCACTGCGCCCTGGAACGCCAGTTTTGTTGGTCCGAAGCGCCGGCTGCGCTGGTTTGTCCGGGATTTCGCAGAGCTGCGGGAGATTCGTCGTGCCTTCGGTGGCACGGTAAACGACGTGGTGCTCACGACAGTCACCGAAGGGGCGGCGCGCTACCTCGAGTCTCACGATGAGAGCACGGCCAATCAGTTTCTGCGGCTGATGTGTCCGGTGAATGTGAGAACCGAAGGTGACGCCGGTGCCCTGGGGAATCGGGTGTCCGCGATGTTCCCCAGATTTCCGGCCTGGTCGTTGCCTGTGGTCGAGCGGCTGTCTGCGGTGATCGCAGAAACCACCCGGATCAAAGACGCTCAGGAAGCCCAGGCGGTAACGCTCATGCAGGAGAGCGGGTTCAATCTGCCACCCACCCTCATGGCACCGCTGCAGCTGGTGGGGACAACGTTCGATCCAACCGCCTGGCTGGCCCGCAATCCACCGCCGATCCCGCCTCAGACGGGTCCACGTCCGCCGTTTTACGGCATCAACTTCACCTGTACGAATGTGCCGGGTGTGCAGGTGCCCCAGTACATAGCCGGACACGAGGTACTGGAGATGACCGGCATCATGATGCTCGGTGGCACGCTCGGCTACGGTGTGGCGGTCAACAGCTACAACCAGAAAATGCTCTTCGGATTCACGGCGGAACGTCGGCTTCTGCCTGATCTGGAGCGGATGACGGCGGCGGTGGAGAGTGCCTACCACGACCTGCTCGAGGCTGCGCGTGCGCACACCGCCGCGTCTGCTGCAGAGAGAGCCATTTAG
- a CDS encoding alpha/beta hydrolase, with translation MANEVNKPEVLPESIAERTEGAAAASGFGVDARSIVDAWGAIIEEASVQPRAVLDSGRRLGGELGRIWLGVSDTVLDAGDTRFKDAAWRENGFYRRLGQSYRAWTQALDDWLDSSELDGIDRERARFVLNATKDIAAPVNTLLGNPEALRRLWETRGSSLLKGLRNLVDDVRHNHGYPAVADREAFVVGKDVATTPGAVVFRNELFELIQYRPTTRQVSPIPLLYVFSQVNRFYLGDLTPDRSLFRRLLDSGIPVFAISWRNPTKEHRYWNIDTYADGIIEAIKVIQKVSKQKKVHLMGLCAGGLVSTAAAGVLQARGDESIETLSLFVNVLDSRPGESEFGLFVTERSVEAQKAAVRSRGVFSERDVFEMFAMLRIEENVMNFFRSNYLLGESPLQHPLLFWSMDYTRVPAEMQCDFLDLGQYNRLAKKEMRVLGKRVDLSRIRYPVYIMAGSTDHITPWKACYRSTQLFGGEVEFVLTNQNHTSTISGRADNRHLKHWIATDLPADAEAALQNAIEHDGPWTSHWIDWLNARAPERVKAPNKLGSKKFPALGDAPGLYVLEK, from the coding sequence ATGGCGAACGAAGTAAACAAACCGGAGGTCCTTCCGGAATCGATTGCGGAGCGCACGGAAGGTGCGGCGGCCGCGAGTGGATTCGGGGTCGACGCCAGGTCGATCGTGGATGCCTGGGGGGCAATCATCGAAGAAGCCTCGGTGCAGCCGCGCGCGGTACTCGATTCCGGACGCAGACTGGGCGGGGAACTCGGCAGGATCTGGCTCGGCGTCAGCGACACCGTCCTGGATGCCGGAGATACCCGATTCAAGGACGCCGCCTGGCGGGAGAATGGCTTCTACCGTCGCCTCGGACAGTCCTACCGGGCGTGGACACAGGCCCTCGACGACTGGCTTGACAGTTCTGAGCTGGACGGCATCGATCGGGAGCGCGCGCGGTTCGTGCTCAATGCCACCAAGGACATTGCCGCACCGGTCAACACCCTGCTCGGCAATCCGGAAGCGCTGCGTCGGCTGTGGGAGACCCGGGGCAGCAGCCTGCTCAAAGGACTGCGTAATCTGGTCGACGATGTGCGCCACAATCATGGTTACCCGGCGGTCGCAGATCGCGAGGCGTTCGTGGTTGGCAAAGATGTTGCGACCACACCGGGCGCAGTGGTGTTCCGCAATGAGCTCTTCGAGCTGATTCAGTACCGGCCGACGACCAGGCAGGTTTCACCGATTCCACTGCTCTATGTTTTCAGCCAGGTGAACCGGTTCTATCTGGGAGACCTGACACCGGACCGCAGCCTGTTTCGACGTCTGCTCGACTCAGGGATTCCGGTGTTCGCCATCAGCTGGCGCAATCCCACGAAGGAGCACCGGTACTGGAATATCGACACCTATGCGGATGGCATCATCGAGGCCATCAAAGTGATACAGAAAGTCAGCAAGCAGAAGAAAGTGCATCTCATGGGTCTGTGCGCGGGTGGACTGGTCTCAACCGCTGCCGCCGGTGTACTGCAGGCCCGGGGAGATGAGTCCATTGAGACCCTCTCACTGTTTGTAAATGTGCTCGATTCCAGACCCGGCGAGAGTGAGTTCGGGCTGTTTGTTACCGAGCGCTCCGTGGAAGCGCAGAAGGCGGCAGTACGCAGCCGGGGGGTATTCTCCGAGCGGGACGTGTTCGAAATGTTCGCCATGCTGCGGATTGAAGAGAACGTGATGAATTTCTTCCGCAGCAACTATCTGCTGGGGGAGAGTCCGCTGCAGCATCCGCTGCTGTTCTGGTCGATGGATTACACCCGGGTACCGGCGGAGATGCAGTGCGACTTCCTCGATCTGGGCCAGTACAACCGGCTTGCGAAGAAGGAGATGAGGGTGCTCGGCAAGCGGGTGGATCTGAGCAGAATCAGATACCCCGTGTACATCATGGCAGGCAGCACGGATCACATCACACCGTGGAAAGCCTGCTACCGGAGCACCCAGCTGTTCGGCGGGGAGGTGGAATTTGTGCTCACCAACCAGAATCACACCTCCACGATCAGTGGTCGGGCAGACAATAGACACCTCAAACACTGGATTGCGACGGACCTTCCGGCGGATGCCGAAGCAGCGCTGCAGAACGCGATCGAACACGACGGTCCCTGGACCAGCCACTGGATCGACTGGCTCAATGCCCGTGCCCCGGAGCGGGTCAAGGCGCCGAATAAGCTCGGCTCGAAAAAATTTCCCGCGCTCGGGGATGCGCCTGGCCTGTACGTGCTGGAAAAATAG
- a CDS encoding phasin family protein: MSKLENGLRNTAKLTRDLFEMNNSAMVKIVELSAENFKKYLELNQSYVAKLPEVRDVGAFVELQRDYGQSLWEGVQADLKARGEIVRSTVEQTGELVRGVFTESPVDEARNKVAQAVAA; encoded by the coding sequence ATGAGCAAACTGGAAAATGGCCTCCGCAATACCGCCAAGCTGACCCGTGACCTGTTCGAAATGAACAACAGCGCGATGGTCAAGATCGTTGAGCTGTCCGCCGAGAACTTCAAGAAGTACCTCGAGCTGAACCAGTCCTACGTCGCCAAGCTGCCGGAAGTGCGTGATGTCGGCGCTTTTGTCGAACTGCAGCGTGACTACGGTCAGAGCCTCTGGGAAGGCGTGCAGGCAGACCTCAAGGCACGTGGCGAGATCGTGCGCAGCACGGTTGAGCAGACCGGCGAGCTGGTCCGCGGCGTTTTCACCGAAAGCCCCGTCGACGAAGCCCGCAACAAGGTTGCCCAGGCCGTCGCCGCCTGA